Proteins encoded in a region of the Elizabethkingia bruuniana genome:
- a CDS encoding Crp/Fnr family transcriptional regulator — MDMLTTFRNISFFQELSDEEINILVNMSTPKLLHKKEKLIAPGQSFNYFFILSNGLLRFFFDDENGVENNLFLPSEKEAAIIENPEAYSYESTTKYTVEAVVDTQIFLFNKNEFEEAAFKYRGIHNLYIKSLKQIISTLKTRTEQLCSSSPHSRYEDFLRDRPFTSQNASRKHIANFLGITPNSLSRMTARIHQKRNQRKK, encoded by the coding sequence ATGGACATGCTTACTACTTTCAGGAATATTAGCTTCTTCCAGGAATTATCTGATGAAGAAATTAATATTTTAGTAAACATGAGCACTCCGAAACTGCTTCATAAAAAAGAAAAACTAATTGCCCCGGGACAATCCTTTAATTATTTTTTCATTCTCTCTAACGGCTTACTCAGATTTTTCTTTGATGATGAAAACGGGGTTGAAAACAATCTTTTCTTACCATCGGAAAAAGAGGCGGCTATAATAGAGAATCCCGAAGCTTATTCTTATGAGAGCACAACAAAGTATACGGTTGAAGCTGTTGTTGATACTCAGATTTTTCTGTTCAACAAAAACGAGTTTGAAGAGGCTGCTTTTAAGTACAGAGGGATCCATAATCTGTATATAAAATCTCTGAAGCAAATCATCAGCACCTTAAAAACACGAACAGAACAATTATGTTCTTCATCTCCTCATTCGCGGTATGAAGACTTTTTAAGAGATCGCCCCTTCACTTCTCAGAATGCCAGCAGAAAGCATATTGCTAACTTTTTGGGTATTACTCCAAACTCACTTTCACGTATGACAGCGAGAATTCACCAGAAGAGAAATCAAAGAAAAAAATAA
- a CDS encoding DUF3302 domain-containing protein — translation MQRISIFLCLLLSCNFVQAASGNIEDNIADFASWLILLLLPAAGIYLFWKVHIYPEKVAEKKNHPQLNAIKSMCLLSLIFGGLLWPVALIWANYNYTDQKKDTNITEEN, via the coding sequence ATGCAAAGAATATCCATTTTTCTCTGCCTGTTACTATCATGCAATTTTGTTCAGGCAGCATCGGGCAACATTGAAGATAACATAGCTGATTTTGCGTCATGGCTAATTTTACTGCTGTTGCCGGCTGCAGGAATTTATCTTTTCTGGAAAGTTCATATTTATCCGGAAAAAGTAGCCGAAAAGAAAAACCATCCTCAGCTGAATGCCATTAAAAGCATGTGCCTGTTATCTCTGATATTCGGAGGACTATTATGGCCTGTTGCACTAATATGGGCCAACTATAATTACACAGATCAAAAAAAAGACACAAACATTACTGAAGAAAATTAA
- a CDS encoding HlyD family secretion protein, producing the protein MLELLVAIYAGICWLFIKKLKLIPWTFTTQVVVYSLPIFGSIALILSLNYFCPITSDVKVGNRSVDITTQILGKVKKVYVSTNQEVKKGDTLFVLDREPFIQEIKSLEAKLSNTKATVNSYNADIQASLKNITGLQSQLELANKRVTQYQELVAAGAANKFDLEQAVTNARDLQSRISAAQSQQQSLETKYNASYNGENSSVSEIQAKLDQAKWNLSQTIVLAPTDGIIPNVQLNEGAIMAPFKSAFVLIQKQQSVIGFFAQNELETVKKGDEVELALKTEPGKVVKARLEYVIDATSQGIMNNAGGMLGGNGSTAGLPDTARVLPETDGKLIAKFVLEDSQKQLTVGARGTAVIYSDHIKPLHLIRKVMVRVNSKINFLIPKLH; encoded by the coding sequence ATGCTGGAATTACTTGTCGCTATATACGCCGGAATATGCTGGTTATTTATAAAAAAACTGAAGCTTATTCCATGGACTTTCACTACACAGGTCGTTGTTTATTCTCTTCCTATATTTGGAAGCATTGCTCTGATACTGAGTCTTAACTATTTCTGCCCCATAACATCTGATGTTAAAGTAGGAAACAGAAGTGTAGATATTACAACCCAAATATTAGGAAAAGTAAAAAAGGTATATGTGAGCACCAATCAGGAAGTGAAAAAGGGCGATACCTTATTTGTACTGGACAGAGAGCCTTTTATACAGGAAATTAAATCTCTTGAAGCTAAATTGAGTAATACAAAGGCTACGGTCAATTCATATAATGCCGATATTCAGGCTTCTTTGAAAAATATTACAGGATTACAGTCTCAGCTGGAATTGGCTAATAAAAGAGTGACTCAATACCAGGAACTCGTTGCTGCCGGAGCAGCCAATAAGTTTGATCTGGAGCAGGCTGTTACAAACGCTCGTGATTTGCAATCTCGTATTAGTGCTGCACAATCCCAGCAACAATCATTAGAAACCAAATACAACGCCTCTTATAATGGAGAAAACTCTTCAGTATCTGAAATTCAGGCTAAACTGGATCAGGCTAAATGGAATCTATCGCAAACTATTGTCTTAGCACCTACAGATGGTATAATTCCCAACGTTCAGCTAAACGAGGGCGCCATCATGGCGCCCTTCAAATCCGCCTTTGTTTTAATCCAGAAACAACAATCTGTAATTGGATTCTTTGCTCAGAATGAGTTAGAAACAGTAAAAAAAGGAGACGAAGTTGAACTGGCCCTTAAAACAGAACCGGGAAAAGTTGTCAAAGCCAGATTAGAGTATGTGATTGACGCCACCAGTCAAGGAATTATGAATAATGCAGGAGGAATGCTGGGAGGAAACGGCTCTACTGCAGGCTTACCGGACACTGCAAGAGTATTGCCTGAAACAGATGGAAAACTTATTGCAAAGTTTGTATTAGAAGATAGCCAAAAACAACTAACCGTTGGAGCAAGAGGAACAGCAGTCATATATTCCGATCATATAAAACCATTGCATCTTATCCGAAAAGTAATGGTACGTGTGAACAGTAAAATAAACTTCCTGATTCCTAAACTCCACTAA
- a CDS encoding TolC family protein, with translation MYKKLIILGIISVSLTSCIGYKEATKETTDYLKEKSEIISNIKIPDDWIFDRNALSDSFSYEWINDLKSPQLEALINEGMLYNADIIIAKERLNQVELAMEIAGTDLYPSINAVANTSNNLISGSQIRSLALKANWELDIWGKRKSSQMASTSDYFSAVHQNILLRQSIAGMIAKAYFLNIAGNIQEDKIESYIQESQNLEKLYTIQKKVGTANALDLSNISAEIISLKGYLEKVKNANIQSRRTLELLTGKYPEGKLTTQDAFNPVKNKIPESIPLNLLEKRPDILVQHFKIEKAFYEVQQANAARLPSLNISASFGTAGSNVDAINSLFSNPLLKVGGGLVSPLFNNGKLKKNVEVKNSQQKQTVEEYSKTVLNALSETESALANLRSVEKQIGYNQNAIDELKSNITLTHKQIKVGTSNSFVLIRKQRDLLKNEMNLINLELQNRIERINLYMALGAENLISL, from the coding sequence ATGTATAAAAAGTTAATTATATTGGGGATAATTTCCGTGAGCTTAACTTCTTGTATCGGATACAAAGAAGCGACTAAAGAAACAACAGATTATTTAAAAGAGAAAAGTGAAATAATCTCTAATATTAAAATTCCTGATGACTGGATTTTCGACAGAAATGCTCTGTCAGATTCGTTTTCCTATGAATGGATTAATGATCTTAAATCTCCGCAATTAGAAGCACTGATTAATGAAGGGATGTTGTACAATGCAGATATTATCATTGCAAAAGAAAGACTTAATCAGGTTGAATTGGCAATGGAAATTGCAGGAACCGATCTCTACCCAAGCATTAATGCTGTTGCTAATACATCTAATAACCTTATCAGCGGCAGTCAGATTAGAAGTCTGGCACTAAAAGCCAATTGGGAATTAGACATCTGGGGAAAAAGAAAATCTTCACAAATGGCCAGTACAAGTGATTACTTTTCAGCAGTACATCAAAATATTCTGCTACGCCAGTCCATTGCCGGTATGATAGCCAAGGCTTATTTTCTGAATATCGCAGGTAATATTCAGGAAGATAAAATTGAAAGTTATATTCAGGAATCCCAAAATCTGGAAAAACTATATACTATACAGAAAAAAGTAGGTACGGCCAATGCACTGGATTTATCAAATATCTCGGCTGAAATTATTTCTTTGAAGGGGTATCTGGAAAAGGTAAAAAATGCCAATATCCAATCCAGAAGGACTCTTGAATTGCTTACAGGAAAATATCCGGAAGGAAAGCTAACAACACAGGACGCTTTTAATCCTGTAAAAAATAAAATTCCGGAATCTATCCCGTTGAATCTTTTAGAAAAAAGACCTGATATACTGGTTCAGCATTTCAAAATAGAGAAAGCTTTCTATGAAGTACAGCAAGCCAATGCAGCAAGGCTTCCTTCTCTTAATATAAGTGCTTCTTTCGGGACAGCAGGAAGCAATGTAGATGCTATAAATTCTTTGTTTTCCAATCCATTATTAAAAGTGGGTGGCGGATTGGTTTCACCATTATTTAACAACGGAAAGCTCAAAAAGAATGTGGAGGTAAAAAACTCCCAACAAAAACAGACTGTAGAAGAATATTCAAAAACAGTTCTGAACGCTTTGAGTGAAACAGAATCAGCTTTAGCAAATTTACGTTCTGTTGAAAAGCAAATTGGCTATAATCAAAATGCTATAGATGAGCTTAAAAGCAACATTACATTAACTCATAAACAGATAAAAGTAGGTACCAGCAATAGTTTTGTACTAATCCGAAAGCAAAGGGATCTTCTAAAAAACGAAATGAATCTCATTAATCTGGAACTGCAAAACAGAATAGAGCGTATTAATCTGTATATGGCCTTAGGTGCAGAAAACCTCATATCATTATAA